A DNA window from Methanococcus voltae PS contains the following coding sequences:
- a CDS encoding nucleotide sugar dehydrogenase, translating into MDLRPKQEFGINNICVVGLGYIGLPTASMLANYNYNVLGVDIDQNKVNQIKNGSLKIEEPGLATIVKGAINSKNLTVNTQPAPADVFIICVPTPARTNSDGSKSCDLKYINSAVENIRPYVKDGNLVIIESTITPGTTEKVYKELRKSVNEIYVAHCPERVIPGRIIKELSGNDRIIGGINQKSAEMAKNIYKSFVEGNIYTTNSKTAEMVKLMENTYRDINIALANEFSKICDEIGVNVWEAIDIANKHPRVNILNPGPGVGGHCISIDPWFIVEVSDNAKFIKSARELNDNMPNFVFKKVEDELRDYKEEFKLSKKDMKICIFGATYKGNVEDTRESPSEKVVDLLTDAGYKVMTYDPHAELFKYPLYDLETCVLNADCILVLTDHDVFKETTSEKIEFIESKIRNKHIIDTKNILNQELWEKFGFKYKLLGNGRIY; encoded by the coding sequence ATGGATTTACGCCCAAAACAAGAATTCGGGATTAACAACATTTGCGTCGTTGGTCTTGGATATATAGGATTACCTACGGCTTCAATGTTAGCGAACTATAACTATAATGTTTTAGGTGTTGATATTGACCAAAACAAAGTTAATCAAATTAAAAACGGTAGCTTAAAAATTGAAGAACCTGGTCTAGCTACAATTGTGAAAGGAGCCATAAACTCTAAGAATTTAACAGTTAATACTCAACCAGCACCTGCAGACGTTTTTATAATCTGTGTGCCTACCCCTGCTCGTACAAATAGCGATGGTTCCAAAAGTTGCGATTTGAAGTACATAAATAGTGCTGTAGAGAATATCAGACCTTATGTAAAAGATGGTAACTTAGTTATTATTGAAAGTACCATTACGCCAGGAACTACTGAAAAAGTTTACAAAGAGCTTAGAAAATCAGTTAACGAAATCTACGTTGCTCATTGTCCGGAAAGAGTTATACCAGGTCGGATAATAAAAGAATTATCTGGTAACGATAGAATTATTGGCGGTATAAACCAAAAATCTGCGGAAATGGCTAAAAATATATATAAGTCATTTGTAGAAGGTAATATCTACACTACAAACTCGAAAACTGCGGAAATGGTAAAATTAATGGAAAACACGTATAGAGATATTAACATCGCTCTTGCCAACGAATTTTCGAAAATCTGTGACGAAATAGGCGTTAATGTTTGGGAAGCTATAGATATAGCAAATAAGCACCCTCGTGTTAATATTTTAAACCCAGGGCCTGGCGTAGGGGGTCACTGTATTAGTATTGACCCATGGTTTATCGTTGAAGTTTCAGATAATGCCAAATTTATCAAATCTGCTCGTGAATTAAACGATAATATGCCAAATTTCGTATTTAAAAAAGTTGAAGACGAATTAAGAGATTATAAAGAAGAATTTAAGTTATCCAAAAAAGACATGAAAATTTGTATATTTGGGGCTACATACAAAGGAAATGTTGAGGATACAAGAGAAAGTCCTTCTGAAAAGGTTGTTGATTTATTAACTGATGCAGGATACAAAGTAATGACATACGACCCGCACGCGGAATTATTTAAATACCCACTCTATGATTTAGAGACTTGTGTTTTAAATGCAGATTGCATATTGGTTTTAACTGACCATGATGTGTTTAAAGAAACTACTTCGGAAAAAATAGAATTTATCGAGTCAAAAATTAGAAATAAGCATATTATTGATACTAAAAATATACTAAATCAAGAATTATGGGAAAAATTTGGATTTAAATACAAATTATTAGGAAATGGTAGAATATATTAA
- a CDS encoding helix-turn-helix domain-containing protein: protein MEKIAVHIMGEIVYSDDIGKTMKKWREMFGIPQVEISRNLDVSPSVISDYEVGRRKNPGVNIVKKYVNALIALDKEKGGHTIKALKNVLNPTSMNAILQLKEYQNPKTVGKMLEIIGGKIICGESGISHQIFGHTVIDSKKAILEMNGQDFINLYGWTSERALVFTEVSAGRSPMVAIRVSNIKPRVVIFNGVSNLDRLAVKLAELEGITLITTELNTNDLLKKLKEAC from the coding sequence ATGGAAAAAATAGCTGTGCATATTATGGGTGAAATAGTCTATTCCGACGATATCGGTAAAACTATGAAAAAATGGAGAGAAATGTTTGGCATTCCCCAGGTTGAGATTTCTCGAAACTTGGATGTCTCTCCATCAGTCATAAGTGATTACGAGGTCGGAAGAAGAAAAAACCCTGGAGTAAACATTGTTAAAAAATACGTAAACGCACTTATAGCACTTGACAAGGAAAAGGGTGGGCATACTATTAAAGCTCTTAAAAATGTCTTAAATCCAACTTCTATGAATGCGATACTTCAGTTAAAAGAGTATCAAAATCCAAAAACCGTTGGGAAGATGTTAGAAATCATAGGCGGCAAAATTATTTGCGGAGAGTCTGGTATTAGCCACCAAATATTTGGACATACAGTTATTGATAGTAAAAAGGCGATTTTAGAAATGAATGGTCAAGATTTCATCAATTTGTATGGTTGGACAAGTGAAAGGGCGTTGGTATTTACAGAAGTTTCTGCAGGTAGGAGTCCGATGGTTGCGATAAGAGTAAGCAACATCAAGCCAAGAGTTGTAATATTTAACGGAGTATCAAATCTTGACAGATTGGCCGTTAAACTAGCGGAGTTAGAGGGTATTACCCTTATAACAACGGAATTGAATACAAATGATTTACTTAAAAAATTGAAAGAAGCTTGTTAA
- a CDS encoding hydroxymethylglutaryl-CoA synthase, which produces MNEVGIVGYGSHIPKYRIQVEEIAKVWGKEANAIKRGLVVNEKSVPGPDEDTATISVEAARRALARANINPEKIGAIYVGSESHPYAVKPTSGIVGEAICTTPDYTAADLEFACKAGTAGIQMCMGLVGSGMIEYGLAVGSDTAQGAPGDALEYTAAAGGAAYIIGNKKSEILAKFNGTYSFTTDTPDFWRREHEHYPKHGGRFTGEPAYFKHVLNAAKGMFEKMGTTPADYDYCVFHQPNGKFYINAAKKLGFNQEQWKYGLLTPYLGNTYSGAVPLGLSNILDHAEAGDRIFAVSYGSGAGSDAFDITVTDNIAGAAEKAVTTETLLAHKKYIDYAVYMKYREKIRM; this is translated from the coding sequence ATGAACGAAGTGGGTATCGTAGGATATGGAAGCCATATACCAAAATACAGAATACAAGTTGAAGAAATCGCTAAAGTTTGGGGAAAAGAAGCTAACGCTATTAAAAGAGGTTTAGTAGTAAATGAAAAGAGCGTTCCAGGACCAGACGAAGATACAGCTACAATATCAGTAGAAGCTGCAAGAAGAGCACTTGCTAGGGCAAATATTAACCCTGAAAAGATTGGAGCTATATACGTAGGTAGTGAAAGCCACCCTTACGCAGTTAAACCTACATCAGGTATTGTTGGAGAAGCTATATGTACTACACCAGATTACACAGCTGCAGACTTAGAATTTGCGTGTAAAGCAGGTACCGCAGGTATTCAGATGTGTATGGGTCTTGTAGGTAGTGGAATGATTGAATACGGTTTAGCCGTAGGTTCAGATACCGCGCAAGGTGCTCCAGGTGATGCTTTAGAGTATACAGCAGCAGCAGGTGGTGCAGCTTACATTATCGGTAACAAAAAAAGCGAAATTTTAGCAAAATTCAATGGTACATACTCTTTTACAACAGACACGCCAGACTTTTGGAGAAGAGAACATGAACACTACCCAAAACACGGCGGTAGATTTACAGGAGAACCAGCATACTTTAAGCACGTTTTAAACGCAGCTAAAGGAATGTTTGAAAAAATGGGTACAACACCAGCAGATTACGACTACTGTGTATTCCACCAACCAAACGGTAAATTCTACATTAACGCAGCTAAAAAATTAGGATTCAACCAGGAACAATGGAAATACGGTTTATTAACTCCATACTTAGGAAACACCTACTCAGGAGCTGTTCCTTTGGGATTATCAAATATTTTAGACCATGCAGAAGCAGGAGACAGGATTTTTGCGGTTTCATACGGTAGTGGTGCAGGTAGTGATGCTTTCGATATTACTGTTACAGACAACATTGCAGGCGCAGCTGAAAAGGCAGTTACAACAGAGACTTTATTGGCACACAAAAAGTACATCGACTATGCTGTGTACATGAAATACAGAGAAAAAATTAGAATGTAA
- a CDS encoding thiolase domain-containing protein, translating into MKDIAIIGYGQTKFGELWESSFRELLVDSGVKAIENAKVDGDDIDAMYVGTMSGGLFVGQEHTASLIADYAGLNPIPCTRVEAACASGSLALRSACMSIAAGQHDVVLVGGVEKMTDVADPTGAIATASDQEWEAFVGATFPSLYAMMAKRYMYEYGLTLEQLSTWSSIAHENAVNNKYAQFRSKVSVEQVMRASPVADPLTLLHCSPVSDGAASMIVCDADKATDYADKDDIIYIKAFTQASDTIALHDRPNMTTLEAAKVASNYAYKMAGVGADKIDVAEVHDCFAINGLVLTEDLGFCKKGTAGKFIEEGNTRIDNDKFVTINPSGGLKAAGHALGATGIRQVGELYWQLKQDKECKDRQSAINNGYGIAANVGGTGGTVCTHLLSVDR; encoded by the coding sequence ATGAAAGATATAGCGATTATAGGATATGGTCAAACTAAATTCGGTGAATTATGGGAAAGTTCATTTAGAGAATTACTCGTAGATTCAGGAGTAAAAGCAATTGAAAACGCAAAAGTAGATGGTGACGACATCGATGCAATGTACGTTGGTACAATGAGCGGTGGTTTATTCGTTGGACAGGAACACACAGCTTCATTAATTGCAGATTATGCAGGTTTAAATCCTATTCCATGTACTAGGGTAGAAGCAGCTTGTGCTTCGGGTAGCTTAGCATTAAGAAGTGCTTGTATGTCAATCGCAGCAGGTCAACACGATGTTGTACTTGTTGGCGGTGTAGAAAAGATGACTGATGTTGCAGACCCTACAGGAGCTATTGCAACAGCTTCAGACCAGGAATGGGAAGCATTCGTTGGTGCTACATTCCCTTCATTATACGCAATGATGGCTAAAAGGTACATGTATGAGTACGGCTTAACACTCGAACAATTATCTACATGGAGCTCAATTGCACACGAAAACGCAGTGAACAACAAATACGCACAATTTAGGTCAAAAGTTTCAGTTGAACAAGTTATGAGAGCTTCACCAGTTGCTGACCCATTAACACTCTTGCACTGTTCACCTGTTTCAGATGGTGCTGCTTCAATGATTGTATGTGACGCTGATAAAGCCACAGATTACGCAGATAAGGACGATATTATCTACATTAAAGCATTTACACAAGCTTCCGATACAATTGCTTTACACGACAGACCAAATATGACAACACTCGAGGCTGCAAAAGTAGCTTCAAACTACGCTTACAAAATGGCGGGCGTTGGAGCTGATAAAATCGATGTTGCAGAAGTTCACGACTGTTTCGCAATTAACGGTTTAGTTTTAACCGAGGATTTAGGATTCTGTAAAAAAGGTACAGCTGGAAAATTCATCGAAGAAGGAAACACAAGAATTGACAACGATAAGTTCGTTACAATCAACCCAAGTGGTGGTTTAAAAGCTGCTGGTCACGCTTTAGGTGCTACAGGTATTAGACAAGTTGGGGAACTTTACTGGCAACTTAAACAAGATAAAGAATGTAAAGACAGACAAAGTGCTATTAACAACGGATACGGTATTGCTGCTAACGTAGGAGGTACCGGCGGTACTGTTTGTACACACTTATTGTCAGTTGACAGATAA
- a CDS encoding Zn-ribbon domain-containing OB-fold protein: MVVRTWRHMQERYNLIGKKCTTCGKVYFPSRKVCPECRRKGEMEDIQLSGKGIVYTYSIVRAPPKDFQKESPYIVGIIALEEGTKITGQIDCDLDKIEIGMPVQTEFRKIKEDGKSGVISYGYKFVPTVH, encoded by the coding sequence ATGGTTGTTAGAACTTGGAGACATATGCAAGAACGATATAATTTAATCGGTAAAAAATGTACGACTTGCGGTAAAGTATACTTCCCATCAAGAAAAGTATGCCCAGAATGTAGAAGAAAAGGAGAAATGGAAGATATCCAACTCTCAGGTAAAGGTATTGTGTACACATACTCAATTGTAAGAGCACCACCTAAAGATTTCCAAAAAGAGTCACCGTACATCGTGGGAATCATTGCATTAGAAGAAGGAACAAAGATAACTGGTCAAATCGACTGTGACCTTGATAAAATTGAAATTGGAATGCCTGTTCAGACAGAATTCAGAAAAATCAAAGAAGATGGTAAATCAGGTGTAATCAGCTACGGTTACAAATTTGTACCTACAGTACACTAA
- a CDS encoding Mrp/NBP35 family ATP-binding protein — protein MAEECSGNCDSCGESSACSDTKKMMEQQNRVIREKMDKIKHKIAIVSGKGGVGKSTVTVNLAATLNQMGYSVGVLDGDIHGPNIPQMLGVHDVQPTGDENGIMPIVTQQGIKTMSIGYFLPDQDSPIIWRGPKASGAIKQFLSDVSWGELDFLLIDTPPGSGDIQLTTLQSIPDIDGMVIVTTPEEVSVMDARKSVGTAKVLEIPIIGLVENMSGFVCPHCDEVVDVFGKGGGEKAAKALSVNFLGPIPLDVRAREASDKGIPMVTLDCKASEEFKKIVDKIVKIVKKQ, from the coding sequence ATGGCAGAAGAATGCAGTGGAAATTGCGACTCTTGCGGAGAAAGTTCCGCATGTTCTGACACCAAAAAGATGATGGAACAACAAAATAGAGTAATTAGAGAAAAAATGGATAAAATAAAACATAAAATAGCTATTGTAAGTGGTAAAGGTGGAGTTGGTAAATCAACAGTTACTGTAAACCTTGCAGCTACATTAAACCAAATGGGCTATTCTGTTGGTGTACTCGACGGAGATATTCACGGTCCAAACATTCCCCAAATGTTAGGAGTCCATGATGTACAACCTACAGGTGATGAAAACGGAATTATGCCAATCGTTACACAACAAGGCATAAAAACAATGTCAATTGGCTATTTCTTACCTGACCAAGATTCACCTATTATTTGGAGAGGTCCAAAAGCAAGCGGAGCTATCAAACAGTTTTTAAGCGACGTTTCATGGGGCGAACTTGATTTCTTATTAATCGATACACCGCCAGGGTCTGGAGATATACAATTAACCACATTGCAGTCAATACCTGACATCGATGGTATGGTTATTGTTACAACCCCTGAAGAAGTTTCAGTTATGGATGCTAGAAAATCCGTAGGAACTGCGAAAGTTCTCGAAATACCTATTATCGGATTAGTTGAAAATATGAGCGGTTTCGTATGTCCACACTGTGATGAAGTAGTAGACGTATTTGGAAAAGGTGGGGGAGAAAAAGCAGCAAAAGCTTTAAGCGTTAACTTCCTTGGCCCTATCCCATTAGATGTAAGAGCTAGAGAGGCTTCAGACAAAGGTATCCCAATGGTTACATTAGATTGTAAAGCTTCAGAAGAATTTAAAAAGATTGTTGACAAAATTGTTAAAATAGTTAAAAAACAATAA
- a CDS encoding MnmC family methyltransferase, whose amino-acid sequence MLPNSKATEIIDKYIRKFLEMLRTQEIKDIHSNGLLELSKNLIDELTSNEIDMLVKTDDGTYTLKSEDTDELMHSRVGALTEGIEKFAIPSMVEMRDSCNILDLCSGMGYNAMACLSKNKNCNIDMVEISKETLFLSLCLDIPLKEHELIKEAYFEFFNNFNDIDIDKDIDKDIDKDIDKDMVKKESNSKREFNGNIQVFNDDARVILQKMPNNYYDIVCHDAFSPARDPVLYTVEFLDLMYKKLKDGGMVISYSSSIPFRSALFEIGYNVYEGVSVGRKRGITIAFKGKPIYHTICNNDNAINENKLDKNENDNHNTNNNCELQRISEVDERLIALSPIGIPYHDEKLDKTSEEIIFNRDIMRDEFKNNLSIEGYNEHNSYIYSTKRIKSGKIDEKLLKIQKNSKNSVECINLLKKELFK is encoded by the coding sequence ATGTTACCCAACTCAAAAGCTACGGAAATAATTGATAAATATATAAGAAAATTCTTAGAAATGTTAAGGACTCAAGAAATAAAAGACATACATTCTAATGGACTTTTGGAACTTTCAAAGAATTTAATAGATGAATTAACTAGTAATGAAATAGATATGCTTGTTAAAACCGATGATGGAACGTATACTTTAAAATCAGAAGATACTGACGAATTAATGCACTCTAGAGTCGGAGCACTTACTGAAGGCATTGAAAAGTTTGCAATCCCTTCAATGGTAGAAATGAGGGATAGTTGCAATATACTTGACCTTTGTAGTGGTATGGGCTATAACGCAATGGCTTGCCTTTCTAAAAACAAAAATTGTAATATAGATATGGTTGAAATAAGTAAAGAAACTTTATTTCTTTCCCTATGTTTAGATATTCCATTAAAAGAGCATGAACTTATCAAAGAGGCATACTTTGAGTTTTTTAATAATTTTAACGATATTGATATTGATAAGGATATTGATAAGGATATTGATAAGGATATTGATAAGGATATGGTAAAAAAGGAAAGTAATTCCAAAAGAGAGTTTAATGGTAATATTCAAGTTTTTAATGACGATGCACGAGTTATATTACAAAAAATGCCCAATAATTACTACGATATAGTTTGTCATGATGCTTTTTCCCCAGCTCGTGACCCTGTGCTTTATACGGTTGAATTTTTAGATTTAATGTATAAAAAACTTAAAGACGGAGGCATGGTTATTTCCTACTCTTCTTCAATTCCATTTAGGAGTGCTTTGTTTGAAATAGGATATAACGTATATGAAGGTGTATCTGTGGGTCGTAAAAGGGGTATTACGATAGCTTTTAAAGGTAAACCTATTTATCATACTATTTGTAACAATGACAATGCCATTAATGAGAATAAGTTAGATAAAAACGAAAACGATAACCATAATACGAATAATAATTGCGAACTTCAAAGGATTTCGGAAGTTGATGAAAGACTTATTGCTCTATCACCTATTGGGATTCCATATCATGATGAAAAATTAGATAAAACTTCTGAAGAAATAATTTTCAATAGAGATATTATGCGAGATGAATTTAAAAATAATTTGTCAATAGAGGGTTATAATGAACATAATAGTTATATATATTCTACAAAACGTATAAAATCTGGTAAAATTGATGAAAAATTATTAAAAATACAAAAAAATTCTAAAAACTCTGTTGAATGTATTAACTTATTAAAAAAAGAATTATTTAAATAA
- the mptN gene encoding tetrahydromethanopterin:alpha-L-glutamate ligase gives MKMGIISEERDWITDELKNKLEQNDIDPILIKPSKIVNTLSKKGIKFEHNSRNLFDLECAFVRNIGFGDEMMHRFDIIENLSHFIPIINPTQSIQDAGNKYRTSFLLAKNEIPQAETIISEDINKILAYSDKFDDSVLKPFFGNGGQGLVRLKGRSTVTKLNTLNTFKESNPAFYMQKFVNNPNNVYRDIRAFVIGDRVVSAMYRESDNWITNIKQNGTPKQCEVTREISKLALAAKEALGLYYAGVDLIESETGLKVIEVNACPSWEGLSKVSEEDITQLLVNEANRIVKKHKMDKLTEKYVR, from the coding sequence ATGAAAATGGGCATTATTTCTGAGGAAAGAGACTGGATAACCGATGAATTAAAAAATAAACTGGAACAAAACGATATAGACCCAATACTTATAAAGCCATCCAAAATAGTAAACACCCTATCAAAAAAAGGCATAAAATTTGAACATAACAGTAGAAATTTATTCGATTTAGAATGTGCCTTTGTAAGAAATATTGGATTTGGCGATGAAATGATGCACAGATTCGATATAATAGAAAATTTAAGCCATTTTATACCTATTATAAACCCAACTCAGTCAATACAGGACGCAGGTAATAAGTACAGGACATCTTTTTTATTGGCAAAAAATGAAATACCTCAAGCAGAAACCATAATCTCCGAAGATATTAATAAAATATTGGCTTATTCAGATAAATTTGATGATAGTGTTTTAAAACCATTTTTTGGAAATGGAGGACAAGGTTTAGTTCGTTTAAAAGGTAGGTCTACAGTTACAAAACTAAATACTTTAAATACATTCAAAGAATCGAATCCTGCTTTTTATATGCAGAAATTCGTAAATAATCCAAATAACGTCTATAGGGATATTAGGGCTTTTGTAATAGGTGATAGGGTAGTTTCAGCTATGTACAGAGAATCTGACAATTGGATAACGAATATTAAACAAAATGGTACGCCCAAACAATGTGAAGTAACCCGAGAAATAAGTAAATTGGCATTAGCTGCAAAAGAAGCACTCGGTTTATACTACGCGGGCGTAGATTTAATAGAAAGTGAAACCGGTTTAAAAGTAATCGAAGTTAACGCTTGCCCTTCATGGGAAGGTCTTTCAAAAGTTTCCGAAGAAGATATTACACAATTATTGGTCAACGAAGCCAATAGAATTGTTAAAAAACATAAAATGGATAAATTAACTGAAAAATATGTTAGATAA
- a CDS encoding pyridoxamine 5'-phosphate oxidase family protein codes for MVKLNEEMQKALSGLLFLATASKEGIPNVAPMGANIIVDDETLIISDNFMKKTIANIKENPLVAINVADCRACSLQFKGKAEYVTEGDYFEITKKWMAEKMPNIKPKGAVVIKFVEIYSVKPGDNAGKLLETDD; via the coding sequence ATGGTAAAACTAAACGAAGAAATGCAAAAAGCTTTAAGTGGTTTATTATTCTTAGCAACTGCTTCAAAGGAAGGAATCCCTAACGTAGCACCAATGGGTGCAAATATAATCGTAGATGACGAAACTTTGATTATCTCCGATAATTTCATGAAGAAAACAATTGCAAATATTAAGGAAAACCCACTCGTAGCAATAAATGTTGCAGATTGTAGAGCTTGCTCATTACAATTCAAAGGAAAAGCTGAGTACGTTACAGAAGGAGATTACTTTGAAATTACAAAAAAATGGATGGCAGAAAAAATGCCAAACATTAAACCAAAAGGAGCAGTCGTTATTAAATTTGTAGAAATTTACAGCGTAAAACCTGGTGACAACGCAGGTAAATTACTCGAAACTGATGATTAA
- the wecB gene encoding non-hydrolyzing UDP-N-acetylglucosamine 2-epimerase — translation MNKLKIAVLLGTRPEIIKMSPIIRYLENVNELQRIKKLSKMAGYDLSSDSSKSNANENNENNENNEKKDNVLSKNTLDILDIDNTRVEYIIIHTNQHYSQNMDKIFFDELNLPKCKYNLKIGSGRHGEQTGNMMIALEKVLVEEEPDVLFVQGDTNTVLAGAITASKMGINVAHVEAGLRSFDRTMPEELNRIMADHISDFLLAPTNLAKQNLLNEGIDENKIFVVGNTIVDATLQNLKIAKKKIENLESSENMLSNLASEKNADYFLLTLHRAENTDYFDRLSNIIENIVNIADNYSKIVFPIHPRTFKKLKEYDLLSKLENNPNIQLIEPVGYLDFLLLENNSKLILTDSGGVQEEACILGVPCLTIRQNTERPETVDVGSNIIVGYDYDNWVNGLNKILGLDLEKDTDRCTPCSAKKWDNPFGCGNSAEKILEIVFSKLKN, via the coding sequence ATGAATAAGTTAAAAATTGCAGTTTTATTGGGTACGAGACCCGAAATTATCAAAATGTCACCCATAATACGATATTTAGAGAATGTTAACGAACTTCAAAGGATAAAAAAATTAAGTAAAATGGCAGGTTATGATTTATCCTCCGATAGTTCGAAATCAAATGCTAATGAAAATAATGAAAATAATGAAAATAATGAAAAAAAGGATAACGTTTTGTCTAAAAATACCTTGGATATTTTAGATATCGATAATACACGGGTAGAGTATATAATTATCCATACAAATCAACATTATTCTCAAAATATGGATAAAATATTTTTTGATGAATTAAATTTACCAAAATGCAAATATAATTTAAAAATTGGCTCGGGAAGACACGGTGAGCAAACAGGAAATATGATGATAGCACTTGAAAAAGTACTAGTTGAGGAAGAACCTGACGTTTTATTCGTACAAGGGGACACAAACACCGTGTTAGCTGGTGCAATCACTGCATCAAAAATGGGTATAAATGTAGCTCATGTTGAGGCAGGATTAAGAAGTTTTGATAGGACCATGCCTGAAGAATTAAATAGGATAATGGCAGACCATATTTCCGACTTTTTACTTGCACCTACAAATTTGGCAAAGCAAAACCTGTTAAATGAAGGTATCGATGAAAATAAAATTTTTGTTGTAGGTAATACTATAGTTGATGCTACATTGCAAAATTTAAAAATAGCCAAGAAGAAAATTGAAAATTTGGAAAGCTCCGAAAATATGTTATCAAACCTAGCAAGTGAAAAAAACGCGGATTATTTCTTGTTGACATTACATAGGGCAGAAAATACCGATTATTTCGATAGGCTATCAAATATAATTGAAAATATTGTTAATATAGCAGATAATTATTCAAAAATAGTATTCCCGATTCATCCTAGAACTTTCAAGAAATTAAAAGAATATGATTTACTTTCAAAGTTAGAGAATAACCCAAACATTCAATTAATAGAACCTGTAGGTTATTTGGACTTTTTGTTGTTGGAAAATAACTCTAAATTAATACTCACTGACAGCGGAGGGGTGCAGGAGGAAGCATGTATTTTGGGCGTACCTTGCCTTACAATACGTCAAAATACCGAAAGACCCGAAACCGTGGACGTTGGTAGTAACATAATAGTTGGTTATGATTATGATAACTGGGTAAATGGTCTAAATAAAATATTGGGTTTGGATTTAGAGAAGGATACCGATAGATGTACGCCTTGCAGTGCAAAAAAATGGGATAATCCATTCGGATGTGGAAATTCTGCCGAAAAAATACTTGAAATAGTATTTTCAAAACTTAAAAACTAA
- a CDS encoding class III signal peptide-containing protein → MLKTKKGQLSMELAIVICAAIVVGAVVGYSSLSFVKDTGNSIGEASKCFNDPLSNLKNNEGTESSSPILTVTNDTGRGQYAHDRSKYPPAFGRNLSFKECPLTKKSNGNYLFRLRNGSSNKWDYRINPATNELCIKNGDSFVKKLPIGDSLTLKLNSGSITADIDDKNGKYHSITPAPKSNKRTNIIDTTSSKPFEVIISKTEDGYSISTNMESDTTDFPYYI, encoded by the coding sequence ATGTTAAAAACCAAAAAAGGACAACTGTCAATGGAGTTAGCCATAGTAATATGTGCAGCAATTGTTGTCGGTGCTGTGGTTGGGTATTCGTCGCTATCTTTTGTAAAAGATACGGGAAATTCGATAGGTGAGGCTAGCAAATGCTTCAATGACCCTCTTTCTAATTTAAAAAATAATGAAGGTACTGAATCTTCAAGTCCTATACTTACTGTAACTAATGATACTGGAAGAGGTCAATATGCTCACGACCGTTCAAAATATCCTCCAGCATTCGGTAGGAATTTATCGTTTAAAGAATGCCCCCTTACTAAAAAAAGTAACGGTAACTACTTATTTAGATTAAGAAACGGTAGTTCAAATAAATGGGACTATAGGATTAATCCCGCTACAAATGAATTATGTATTAAAAATGGGGATTCATTTGTAAAAAAATTACCGATTGGCGACTCTTTAACTTTAAAATTAAACAGTGGCTCAATAACTGCAGATATAGACGATAAAAATGGCAAATATCATTCAATAACACCTGCCCCTAAGTCTAACAAAAGAACAAATATTATCGATACTACATCATCTAAACCTTTTGAAGTCATAATATCAAAAACAGAAGATGGATACTCGATTAGCACTAATATGGAAAGTGATACTACGGACTTTCCATATTATATATAA